CATTATGATGAGTCTATTCTGCATTAAATTAACacttcgctttttttttttttttttcattgcaggTTATTCGGTAACAGTGGCGCTTGCAGTGCTTGTGGACAGTCTATTCCAGCCAGTGAGCTGGTGATGAGGGCACAAGGCAATGTCTATCACCTTAAGGTAACATTGTTGTGACTGCCTCTAAACAAGAGGAGTGATTTCATTGCTCATGTTTCTTCTTTCCGTGTTAGTAAGGTCTCCCGTGGTTTACTTGTAAAATAGGAATATGAAAGGATGTGCATCtggatatattactactactactatttatattCTGTAGGTACTGTTCCCATATTGTGGGAGCTGTGCTCATCATTTGGTTTGTATATTTTGACATTCTGTTAATGGCATATAATGTACCGGCGCCAAGCTCTCCTTTACTAAGTATGTTTTTCCCTTTTCAGTGTTTCACCTGCTCTACCTGCCGGAATCGCCTGGTCCCAGGAGACAGGTTTCACTACATCAATGGCAGTTTATTTTGTGAACATGATAGACCTACAGCCCTCATCAATGGCCATTTGAATTCACTTCAGAGCAACCCACTACTGCCAGACCAGAAGGTGAGTACTCTGTGTGTATTAAACCTTGCTGCTAAATGAAAAGGCACAGCATGTATTCCTAAAGTGTGCTCTTTACCTTTTGTAGCTTCTTTTGTTGTTGAAGATACAGTTTAGATCCTGTGCATGTATTCAGGTTGTGGAGGAAtgccttagtggttagagcaggaaGCTGAGAATCCTGCTTCTACCACATGACaccccttgtgaccttgggcagatcacttcaccctccattgctttGAATACAAACTTAAATTATAAGCCCCCAGGGTAGGGAAATAAAGTTGGGTGTAGCaggtaacttgccttgagcttagGTTTAGAAAGGTGAGTAATGtttaaaatcaaaatattttccatttcacTCTGCTTTGTATGTATATATAATGACGAGCGGTCACTTGTATAGTGCCAGAGGTGTAGTAGCAAATGGGCATAGCTTTTATCTGGGAAGTTTTTACGTATTTTAACTGCATTTATAACTTGAAGTCAAGACTACCCAAAACTCCTAAGCTTATTTGCCCAATTATATGGTATATCTTACTAAAGTGGAAAGCCTGATTAAAGTAGGTACAGATTCTAAATAGTTTTAATCTGTTAGAATAAATGTAACATCTTGCAGTACTTTAATATTGTTGTATTTCCTTCAAACTCGATTAATATGTAATAGTTTTACTCCAGTGCAGCTCTGTtttgtgagagtctgatatgtttCATCCAGTTTTAAAATTTGGACCATGTCCAAAAACCATGAGCACAACAAGTCGGTGCAgttttggcaggggggggggttgttggagaGGGGTGTCCAGAGTCAAAATTCTGATCAACAGTTGTGCATGGTTTCCCTGGTACTGGCtcattttgaaacctgttttaatCTCTAAGTTGTATAGGTGAGTAAGTGAGTGTAGTTTGATAACTGCTCTGCCTAATTTGTAACAATTACTGTCAGCTGTTAGCACAGACTGCTCACTCCACACTGGCCCAGGAAAAAAGCAAATGCATGACTCTTGCACATAATTTTATACACATCATATTTCATACTGATTATGTATTGATGACATTGATTCATTTACTCTTTACAGCACCACTTGCATGGATATTAAATCTTATTGACCACAGATGAATTTTAATTTCAGATTGGCAAT
This is a stretch of genomic DNA from Microcaecilia unicolor chromosome 6, aMicUni1.1, whole genome shotgun sequence. It encodes these proteins:
- the LMO4 gene encoding LIM domain transcription factor LMO4; the protein is MVNPGSGSQPPPVTAGSLSWKRCAGCGGKIADRFLLYAMDSYWHSRCLKCSCCQAQLGDIGTSCYTKSGMILCRNDYIRLFGNSGACSACGQSIPASELVMRAQGNVYHLKCFTCSTCRNRLVPGDRFHYINGSLFCEHDRPTALINGHLNSLQSNPLLPDQKVC